The proteins below come from a single Caenibius sp. WL genomic window:
- a CDS encoding RecX family transcriptional regulator, whose protein sequence is MVKESPSSRGAGKAVRPLDDARLEELALAYVARFDTSARKLEHYLARKLRERGWAGEGSPNLSALVARFAARGYIDDESFARMRSAGLLRRGYGPRRVREVLGMAGIAENLHGSVLPGVAEQRHAAFTLARKRRFGPFGAEPPDPARREKQIAAMVRAGHERGCAAAMVYAESVDAAERWVEEAQEE, encoded by the coding sequence ATGGTTAAGGAATCCCCATCATCTCGTGGCGCGGGGAAGGCGGTTCGTCCTCTGGATGACGCGCGTCTGGAGGAACTGGCACTGGCTTATGTGGCGCGGTTTGACACCAGTGCGCGCAAGCTGGAACACTATCTGGCGCGCAAGCTGCGCGAACGCGGATGGGCCGGCGAAGGCTCCCCCAATCTGTCCGCACTGGTCGCCCGCTTCGCCGCGCGCGGCTATATCGATGATGAAAGTTTCGCCCGCATGCGCAGTGCCGGGCTGCTGCGGCGGGGCTATGGCCCGCGCCGCGTGCGCGAGGTGCTGGGCATGGCAGGCATTGCGGAAAACCTGCACGGCAGCGTGTTGCCGGGCGTGGCCGAACAGCGGCACGCGGCGTTCACGCTCGCCCGCAAGCGCCGCTTCGGCCCGTTCGGTGCCGAACCGCCTGATCCGGCCCGACGCGAAAAGCAGATTGCGGCGATGGTGCGGGCGGGCCATGAGCGGGGCTGTGCCGCGGCGATGGTCTATGCGGAAAGTGTCGACGCGGCGGAACGCTGGGTGGAAGAGGCACAGGAGGAATAG